Genomic DNA from Thermoflexus hugenholtzii JAD2:
GCCGAGAAGGGCTCATCCATGCACAGGAGCTCCGGCTCCGCCGCCAGGGCCCGGGCGAACCCGACCTTCTGGCGCATCCCGCCCGAGAGCTCCCGGGGGTAGGCGTGCTCGAAGCCATCCAGACCGACCATGTCGATCAGCTGCAGGGCCCGCTCCCGGCGCTGCGCGGGGGGAACCCCCCGGGCCTTCAAGGCCAGCTCCACGTTGCCCAGCACGGTGAGCCAGGGGTAGAGGGCGAAGGTCTGGAAGACGATGGTGGCATAGGGGTTGATGCCCCGCAGGGGCTGACCCCGGTAGCGGATCTCTCCCTCGCTGGGCTGGGCCAGGCCGGTGATCATCCGCAACAGCGTGGATTTGCCGCAGCCGGAGGGACCCAGGAGGGCCACGAACTCCCCAGGGCGGATCTCAAAAGAGACCCGCTCCACCGCCACCACCTGACGGGGCGGCCGCCCATAGATCTTGGAGACGTTCCGCACCTCTACCAGCGGTCCGGTCCCCCCCATCGCGCCCTCCGGAGGACGAAGTCAACAGCCTGCGCCCCGCCCATTATAGCGCAGCGAAGGCGGCTTCCCCGGATTTCCCATTTGAGTGGAGCGGAGAAAACCGGAGAGATCCGGATCGCTTCGCCCGGACCTTGCCATGGGGAAAGGATGGGGATATAATCCCCTGGTGGAACGACGGGGCGTGGCGCAGCCAGGTGAGCGCGCGTGGATCGGGACCACGAGGTCGGCGGTTCAAATCCGCCCGCCCCGACAAGGCCGGTGGAAGAGGTTCCTTCCGCCGGCCTTTTGAATTACCTCGGGGATCTCCGAGAGCGCTCCAGGGCCCGCAGGGCCAGCCAGGCTCCGATCAGGACCCCCAGGGCCAGATACAGCCAGGGGCTCTCCAGGAAGCGGGTCCATGACACCGTCGCGGCGGCCGGGGAAGGGGAAGGAGCCCCCACCGCCGGGATGAACACGTGATAGGGGGAAGGCGGGGGCGTAGGGGATAACCCCGTGGATCCCGCGATGCCACCGCTCAGGAGATCGCTCAGCAGATGCGCCAGGACGGACAAGGGCCCTCCCTCAACGCCACACGAAGCGCGGCAGGCGCTCGATATCCTCCCGACGGACCCGCAAGCGGATCCCCTCGCCATCCACCTGCTCCACGTAGGCGATCGGAATGCTGATCTCCTGATAGAGGATCACCGGCTCCCGCCAGACCAGATGGGTGGGACGCCCGGACACCGGGTCGACCAGCACCTCGGCCACCGTCCCCAGCACGCCGTCCGCACAGATCAAGGATTTCCCGGCGAGATCCTGCGTAGAGACCGTCATGGCGTTCAACCTCCCAGGTCCGGCGCGCCCCCTGCGGCAGGGGGCGCGCCTCGGCTCTCCAGAGGCGCCAAGGCCATGGTAACACCACCCCCGGCTTCCCTCCGTGGCCGTTCGGTGAAGGTCCCGTGAGGCTTTCGTGAACATCACCCTCCCACCCTCCCCCATATCTGGCGGGTCTTACCAAGGCTTCCCCAAGATCTGGGAAGACGGATCCACCGGTCTCCCCTTTCCCCCCTGCTTGGGCCTTTCCTGGCCTCCCGGGGGTCAATACCCCCGGGCCTTGTCGACCCGATTGAGCAGGGGCTCGCCGCGCATGTAGCTGGCGAGGTTCTCCTCGAAGATCTGCGCGGCCCGGGTGTCGTAGTGGGGGGTGAAGCCGGCCACGTGCGGGCTGATCAGCACGTTGGGCAACCGCCAGAGGGGATGCTCCGGCGGCAGTGGCTCCTGCTCGAAGACATCGAGGGCCGCCCCGCCGATCCACCCTTCCTGCAGCGCCCGGATCAGCGCGGGCTCCTCGCACACGGATCCGCGGGCGATGTTGATCAGGAAGGCGTCCCGCTTCATCGCCCGGAAGGCCGCCTCATCGAACATCCCGCGCGTCTCCGGCGTCAGCGGGACGGCGATGACCACGATGTCGCTTTCGGCGAGCATCTCGTGCAGCTGCGCCGGCGTGTAGAAACGATCCGGCAGCGTCCCCTCCGGGTCCCCTGTGCCGGGGAAGACGAAGCCACGATCCCGACGGTCCTCCCCGCGCTGCATGGCCAGCACCCGCATCCCGAAGGCCTTGGCCAGGCGGGCGACCTGCCGGCCGATGCTGCCGTAACCCACGATGCCGATGGTCTTCCCCCACAGCTCCTCCGGCACGAAGAGCGCCCATCGCTCCCGATCCGGCGGCCACTGGCCCCGGGCTTGCCACTCCAGCATGCGAGGGAGACGGTGGAACCAGGCCAGGGCCATGGCGAACA
This window encodes:
- a CDS encoding D-2-hydroxyacid dehydrogenase, with the translated sequence MSNETRRVLITARFDPGWVARWQARWPALRFELHPTRHAEKIPLEVWREVEILYTFNTLPPPEWVPRLRWVQLHSAGADHVLEHPLFRSPVEFTTASGVHAINIAEYVFAMALAWFHRLPRMLEWQARGQWPPDRERWALFVPEELWGKTIGIVGYGSIGRQVARLAKAFGMRVLAMQRGEDRRDRGFVFPGTGDPEGTLPDRFYTPAQLHEMLAESDIVVIAVPLTPETRGMFDEAAFRAMKRDAFLINIARGSVCEEPALIRALQEGWIGGAALDVFEQEPLPPEHPLWRLPNVLISPHVAGFTPHYDTRAAQIFEENLASYMRGEPLLNRVDKARGY